In Candidatus Dependentiae bacterium, the following proteins share a genomic window:
- a CDS encoding hemolysin family protein yields MTIYTQKLLFDCAIFLASLSLCALLAFMETSITAIRLFKIKELERSTDKYKAFFATLESKPQYVLMTILVATNMMCITSAILLQNIIENIFSDFDLPQGLGFTVGIALGTIVVSLIGEIIPKSIAQAKTNPLASLVWLANIIFYIVSPLTNPLLAISRYFSRTEFDASEHHDQIISEQEIRFLINYIEKKGLMEPDKTSMLQNIFRMENTHVKEILIPNSSIISVDINNDINILLSLFKTYQYSRFPVFEGNPENIIGIVYQKDLFLKLQLNKTEANLRDIIKPIIFVPDSLKVSELLKEFKRQHIHMAMVLDEYGSTIGLVTLEDTLEEIVGDITDEHDPNADMRKITTIIHDEQWSVDATIDLDRLEDVLQVHFQVETAVTLGGFLTEHSQRLLKIGENFFYKGFCFTIEKANEKRVLQVLINRSESKAACSEKPKS; encoded by the coding sequence GTGACTATCTATACACAAAAATTACTTTTTGATTGTGCTATTTTTCTAGCATCTTTAAGCCTTTGTGCTCTACTTGCATTCATGGAAACAAGTATCACCGCAATTCGATTATTTAAAATAAAAGAATTAGAACGCTCAACCGATAAATACAAAGCATTTTTTGCAACCCTTGAAAGCAAACCTCAATATGTCTTGATGACCATTTTGGTTGCAACAAACATGATGTGCATCACTTCTGCTATTCTTTTGCAAAATATTATTGAAAATATTTTTTCAGATTTCGACCTTCCTCAAGGCCTTGGTTTTACTGTGGGCATTGCCCTTGGAACAATTGTTGTATCGCTCATTGGTGAAATAATTCCAAAAAGTATTGCTCAAGCCAAAACAAATCCTCTTGCATCGTTAGTCTGGCTTGCAAATATTATTTTTTATATCGTATCTCCGCTCACTAACCCGCTTCTTGCAATCTCTCGCTATTTTTCTCGAACAGAATTTGATGCAAGCGAGCATCATGATCAAATCATTTCTGAACAAGAAATTCGCTTTTTAATAAATTATATAGAGAAAAAAGGATTGATGGAGCCTGACAAAACAAGCATGCTTCAAAATATTTTTCGCATGGAAAATACACACGTTAAAGAAATTTTAATCCCAAACAGCAGCATTATCAGCGTTGATATTAACAACGATATCAATATTTTGCTCTCACTGTTTAAAACATATCAGTATTCAAGATTTCCTGTTTTTGAAGGCAACCCAGAAAACATTATCGGCATTGTTTACCAAAAAGATCTATTTTTAAAGCTGCAACTAAATAAAACAGAAGCAAATCTTCGCGACATTATCAAACCAATTATTTTTGTTCCAGACAGCCTTAAAGTCAGCGAGCTGCTCAAAGAATTCAAAAGACAGCACATCCATATGGCTATGGTACTCGATGAGTATGGCAGCACGATTGGACTCGTTACGCTTGAAGATACTCTTGAAGAAATTGTTGGAGACATCACAGATGAGCATGATCCCAATGCGGACATGAGAAAGATCACAACAATTATTCATGATGAGCAGTGGTCTGTGGATGCAACAATTGACCTTGATCGGCTTGAAGATGTTTTACAGGTTCACTTCCAGGTTGAAACAGCAGTGACTCTTGGTGGATTTTTAACGGAACATTCACAGCGTCTTTTAAAAATTGGCGAAAACTTTTTTTATAAAGGATTTTGTTTCACGATAGAAAAAGCAAATGAAAAAAGAGTTCTGCAAGTTTTAATAAATCGCTCAGAGTCGAAAGCTGCTTGCTCTGAAAAACCAAAGTCATAA
- the rpoD gene encoding RNA polymerase sigma factor RpoD, with protein MIKKKTNSKKITKITINNEDKQSIIKKIVEDGQKHRYITYETIMEIGERHKFTEEDTNELLKELDKKNVELITQEELLSGHGATDSDDFIEQDEKTTHKAASKLSVASLQDEEEEIESDDTIKDDGEVVKEAPEVPQIADGVKCYLRDIGKIPLLNKKTETVIAEKIASGKRESVEALSRFPMIHKEILIIADRINKKNIALKDIIQFTEFDEENLPKLEEERAALLTIISKIKKLILNESAIYLSYRDKLSSPASKKEMFEKIKENKEKTSEAILSIKLSNKLIRKLGKKIEKLMNKISERKQFIKTTEKQIADLKKKKGVDNTEDILDLETQQRIAKKAIKNTENEIGLPHEITIKYYTIFAKGQLKDKLAKADLAKANLRLVVNNARKFINRGLHFLDLIQEGNIGLMKAVEKFEFERGYKFSTYATWWIKQAITRAIADQSRTIRVPVHMVETLNKINKIKHIFLQEHGREPTHTELAKKLNIDEKKIKNIIKISREPISLETPIGDGNDASIKDLIVSEDDFSLSDSVASNDLKEKIREVLKTLTPREEKVLKMRFGIDVASEHTLEEVGKDFSVTRERIRQIEVKALKKLKHPSRSKKLVTFFEKDMSNLEIEEIDEDDSDE; from the coding sequence ATGATCAAGAAAAAAACAAACTCTAAAAAAATAACTAAAATAACGATTAATAACGAAGATAAGCAAAGTATCATCAAAAAGATCGTTGAAGATGGCCAAAAGCATCGTTACATCACCTATGAAACAATCATGGAAATCGGAGAACGCCACAAATTCACCGAAGAAGATACAAACGAACTTTTAAAAGAACTTGATAAAAAAAACGTTGAACTTATTACCCAAGAAGAACTTTTAAGTGGACATGGGGCAACAGATAGCGACGATTTTATCGAGCAAGATGAAAAAACAACACATAAAGCCGCAAGCAAACTTTCTGTAGCTTCTTTACAAGATGAAGAAGAAGAAATAGAAAGCGACGATACAATTAAAGATGATGGCGAAGTTGTAAAAGAAGCTCCTGAAGTTCCACAAATTGCTGACGGTGTGAAATGTTATTTAAGAGACATTGGAAAAATTCCATTGTTAAACAAAAAAACAGAAACCGTTATTGCTGAAAAAATAGCAAGTGGAAAGCGTGAATCAGTTGAAGCGCTATCAAGATTCCCAATGATACACAAAGAAATTTTAATCATTGCAGATCGTATCAACAAAAAAAATATCGCGCTTAAAGATATTATTCAATTTACTGAATTTGATGAAGAAAACTTACCAAAGCTTGAAGAAGAGCGCGCAGCTCTTTTAACAATCATTAGTAAGATCAAAAAATTAATTCTCAATGAATCTGCGATTTATCTAAGCTATCGAGACAAACTTTCTTCGCCTGCAAGCAAAAAAGAAATGTTTGAAAAGATCAAAGAGAATAAAGAAAAAACAAGTGAAGCTATTTTATCTATCAAACTTTCTAATAAACTGATTAGAAAGCTTGGTAAAAAAATAGAAAAGCTTATGAACAAAATCTCTGAGCGTAAGCAGTTTATAAAAACAACCGAAAAGCAGATTGCTGATCTTAAAAAGAAAAAAGGTGTTGATAACACTGAAGATATTCTTGATCTCGAAACACAGCAACGAATTGCTAAAAAAGCGATTAAAAACACTGAAAACGAAATTGGGCTTCCGCACGAAATAACTATCAAATATTATACTATTTTTGCGAAAGGGCAGCTCAAGGATAAGCTTGCAAAAGCGGACTTAGCAAAAGCAAACTTACGACTTGTTGTAAATAATGCTCGAAAATTCATTAACCGCGGACTACACTTCTTAGATCTTATCCAAGAAGGAAACATTGGATTAATGAAAGCCGTAGAAAAGTTTGAATTTGAACGTGGTTACAAATTCTCAACCTATGCAACATGGTGGATCAAACAAGCAATTACTCGCGCTATTGCAGATCAATCTAGAACAATTCGTGTTCCAGTGCATATGGTTGAAACGCTTAATAAAATCAACAAAATTAAGCACATCTTTTTACAAGAACACGGAAGAGAACCGACCCACACCGAACTTGCAAAAAAATTAAACATTGACGAAAAGAAAATCAAAAACATCATTAAAATCTCTAGGGAGCCTATTTCTTTAGAAACACCAATCGGTGATGGAAATGATGCTTCTATCAAAGATTTAATTGTAAGCGAAGATGATTTTTCATTGTCTGACTCTGTTGCAAGCAACGACTTAAAAGAAAAAATCAGAGAAGTTCTAAAAACTCTTACTCCTCGTGAAGAAAAAGTTTTGAAAATGAGATTTGGTATCGATGTTGCATCTGAGCATACTTTAGAAGAAGTTGGTAAAGATTTTTCTGTTACTCGTGAACGTATTCGACAAATTGAAGTGAAAGCTTTGAAAAAATTGAAACATCCATCACGAAGCAAAAAATTGGTAACTTTCTTTGAAAAAGATATGAGCAATTTAGAAATTGAAGAAATTGATGAAGATGACTCAGACGAATAA